Proteins encoded by one window of Lathyrus oleraceus cultivar Zhongwan6 chromosome 1, CAAS_Psat_ZW6_1.0, whole genome shotgun sequence:
- the LOC127101543 gene encoding uncharacterized protein LOC127101543 produces the protein MMKTSQSRQESYHDNSRKELEFQEGDHVFFRVTLVTGVGRALKSQKLRSSFIGPYQILQRIREVAYRIALPPPLANFHDVFHVSQLRRYILDPSHVIQVDNVQVRDNLTIKVSPMRIEDREVKQIHGKEIALVKVVKGGPAGGSMT, from the coding sequence aTGATGAAAACGTCACAGAGTCGTCAAGAAAGTTACCATGACAATAGCAGGAAAGAACTTGAGTTCCAggagggagatcacgtgttttTTAGAGTTACACtggtaactggtgttggtcgagctttgaagtctcaAAAGCTCAGGTCGAGTTTTATTGGTCCGTACCAGATTTTACAGAGGATAAGAGAGGTGGCCTATCGGATTGCTTTACCGCCACCGCTTGCGAATtttcatgatgtgtttcatgtgtctcagttgaggagatacattttGGATCCATCTCATGTGATTCAGGTGGATAATGTGCAGGTGAGAGATAACTTGACTATTAAGGTATCACCTATGCGGATAGAGGATCGAGAAGTGAAGCAGATTCAtggtaaagagattgccttagtgaaggtagttAAGGGTGGACCAGCTGGTGGGAGCATGACTTAG